The Apium graveolens cultivar Ventura chromosome 6, ASM990537v1, whole genome shotgun sequence genome contains a region encoding:
- the LOC141666926 gene encoding uncharacterized protein LOC141666926 produces the protein MTSFGGHTSLTAADEKATSSKMKRLKDKLRKKSRIVKTGCSFFYMFSSLHLRNLDHRGYVLYRISIDEFNNNHNDNAPYKKHHVPSPYLAPCLVFPPGLLPPDYCQMVHLGDYFYFVGQMQTEIFRIAKFRINNLYVHETNIASRFLEPIKTPMKSPKWRPLVFVAHHNLYVISPEFSFNSIDFEMYSPIRNSWKTLKPKPSGGGTIGFLRSCLVLEDTVYFTTYPMEKGAHDDSVLSYHLINGVWNILSTSTAQNVFHKLHPVFDPPIVLIGDMLFGGFENNLTVAAAPHCLLNDSTKAMFLRPSLAPHAHFWRDFSQRAHYVVPRPASHYMADFQTVGGHNVLCYISYGRHPQSDEPVALFSFFKIPGTCLSSPPQEDLADDYTLQYYKTHVQKMYGIDSFFDSEFLQRKFYKLRIDNLHGKLITCFSC, from the coding sequence ATGACGAGTTTTGGTGGACATACATCATTAACAGCAGCTGATGAGAAGGCTACATCTTCAAAAATGAAAAGATTAAAGGACAAATTGAGAAAGAAGAGTCGAATCGTGAAAACAGGTTGTTCTTTCTTTTATATGTTTTCATCTCTGCATCTCAGAAACTTAGATCATCGTGGTTATGTCTTGTATAGGATTAGCATCGAtgaatttaataataatcataatGATAATGCTCCTTACAAGAAACACCATGTTCCCTCCCCCTATCTTGCTCCCTGCCTTGTTTTTCCTCCCGGTTTGCTTCCACCTGATTATTGTCAAATGGTTCACTTAGGTGATTATTTTTACTTTGTTGGGCAGATGCAAACTGAAATTTTTAGAATTGCAAAATTCAGAATCAACAATTTGTATGTCCACGAGACTAACATTGCATCTAGATTCTTGGAACCGATTAAAACCCCTATGAAGTCTCCTAAATGGAGACCCCTTGTTTTTGTTGCTCACCATAATTTGTATGTTATTTCTCCGGAATTCTCATTTAATTCAATTGATTTTGAGATGTATTCTCCCATCCGTAACTCCTGGAAAACTTTGAAACCTAAGCCTAGTGGTGGTGGTACGATAGGATTTCTTAGATCTTGTCTTGTTTTGGAAGACACTGTTTATTTTACCACATATCCTATGGAAAAGGGCGCCCATGATGATTCTGTTCTGTCATACCATTTAATAAATGGTGTTTGGAATATATTGAGTACTTCCACTGCCCAAAATGTCTTTCATAAACTCCATCCTGTTTTTGATCCACCCATTGTCCTTATTGGTGACATGCTTTTTGGAGGATTTGAAAATAATCTCACCGTTGCTGCTGCTCCTCACTGCCTTCTTAATGATTCTACAAAAGCTATGTTTTTGCGACCATCATTGGCTCCTCATGCCCATTTCTGGCGTGATTTCTCTCAACGTGCCCACTACGTTGTTCCCCGTCCTGCATCACACTACATGGCTGATTTTCAAACAGTGGGTGGTCATAATGTACTCTGCTATATCTCTTATGGCCGCCAtcctcaatctgatgagcctgtCGCTCTTTTCTCCTTTTTTAAGATCCCTGGTACATGTTTGTCTTCTCCTCCCCAAGAAGATTTGGCGGATGATTATACCTTGCAATATTACAAAACTCATGTGCAGAAAATGTATGGGATAGACAGTTTCTTCGACTCAGAATTTCTTCAGCGCAAGTTCTACAAGTTACGGATTGACAACCTCCATGGCAAGCTCATCACTTGCTTTTCTTGCTAA